The nucleotide window GCTGTCTGTAGCGGCCGTGGTATCACTTTTCAGATGTGTATATTGACAATAGGTCAGAAAGTGTATACATACAATAAAGTCTGGTTCTAACTCCAGCGGGAGAGcggtttttttttggtctcattttCATTTGAATCCTACATTCCCTTGGTTTCTTTCTGAGCCAAGAACATAACATACAaaggcttttgtttcttttaatctgtTTTAACCTCTCACTTCAAGATTTCAGACTACTGGTCTGAACCTTCATCAATTATGTCAAACTCACCTTCCACATACGGACAtcaaatggttttttaaaaaaaacatagaaaatactTTTCTCTCCGGGCACACAGGCCATGCACCCAAACCAAGCATTGCTGTGTATACACACTGTGCTGTCCATGCCAGGAAGCACAGACTCGTTTAAATAAATAGACAGATGTACACTCAGCTTTTCCTATTCCCAGACAGGTGAGATGGGTCTGATGAATTCAGCACTTAATTGGGAACCAGGGTCTGGTCAGTGGAGCTCTGTGGGTGGCATGGATTGCTACGGCCGGTGCCGCTCAGCCACCTCTAATGAACAGAGAAACAGGCTAGTACCCCAGGCTCTTCTGGAAGCTGTATGCTTGGGCTGTTGAGAGGGCAGTTAACCTCTGGCACTGCTGAGCCTTGCAAGGCCTGTGAGAGGTAAGTGGTTTCGCCCTGTGGGTCCCCAGTAAGCTGCTGATTCTATTATGCCCACCTGTGGGCTGCTGGAAACCCAGATTCTTAGCTCTGTCTCCAGAGTGAGCTCCAAAAGGCCGACAGAGGCCCAGGGACCTGTATTCCTAGGGCTCCTCAGATGTACCCAAGGCTGAGCCTGAACCATTTTCTGGCTAAGTACTGTCCGAGGAAAAGATGCCCCCATGCCCCTGACTCATGCCTCTGCTACCTAGGTCCTGGGGGCAGAGTCTCAAAAGTGAGTGTTTCGGAGAGGAGGTAGGTCTTTCACTACCTAAAACCTGCTTCAGGGAGAGGGAGGTTACACACAATTGCACAATTGTACCAGCTTGCCTCTTGATCCATGACCAGGGTGAGCTCAGTCAAGCTCCCGTCTTTCTAATGTGGCTTGAGAACCAGCATGCACTCAACCTGACGGGGGTTAGGGCCATCCCCCTCACCTTCACCCAGAGGTACAGAGGTCAGTAAGTAGTTGggctacctttttttttccttacccgCAAACAAAATCGCTTTACAGCAGAGATGAGAATTCCCGTATCCAGAAGTACCCTCCCTGAATCCAGAGGGCACCCAGGCCGCCTCTGGGAGCTGCCCAGAACTCAGTCAATGGAGAGCACGCAGGTGGAGGTGGTGAGCAGGCGTGGGCGCCCTGTCTGGACCGCCAGGCGCGGACACATGTACAGCGCAGTGGgagcctggggaggaggcagCCCCCAGGCGGGAGAGAGGAGTCTTGGCTGGCTCCAGATCCACCAGCTGGAAGACTTGAGGTTATAGACCCTCGGCAAGATGCAGCCTGAGGTGTGCGGCTCACAGTGTCTTCCCATCAAAGCCCAGGGCTCTGATGGGCACGTGGAGGACAGCGCCCCGCCCCCGCTCTAGGATGCATTTCTATGTATGGCTGTTCAGTTCCTGAAACATTtcaagtcataaataaataaccagTGTAAACAAAAGGCAGTCGTGTAGGTTCTTTCCCAAGGATGCAGTCCAGCCTTTTGGCCCTGGAGGGTAGCTGAGGGTGCTCGCCTCCCAAGACTGAGTTTGCTTGTCTCCAGGcgcagggctgggaggggccgTTATTGCCTGTTATCTTTGGACACGTTGTGGGCCAGCCAGTTCACTTTGGTTTTCCAGCTTTCCCGGAGGGCTTCATTAAACTTCACTCGGAAGTGCTTCAGAGCCTCCTCCTCCGTTTTCCCCAATGCCAGAGAATCCTGGGGCAAAACCGAAGGAGTGGGTGTCCCCCTGACGGGCTGGGCCCTGCTCAACAGGGACCCCTGCCCCCCCTGCACCTCTGCCCTCTCTGGGCAGGTAACACCCCCTCCTCACAGAGGAGTCAGGAGAGCACCCCACAGCATCTCCCCGGGGAAGAGCTTCTTCCTTCTGACCCCAAAGCAAGGCAGCCCCCCAACCCATCCTCAAAATAACATGTCAGCTTGTGCCAGGAGGTCTTGGCCCCAAAGCCCCatgtggacagaggacctggcctTCTCCACTGGAAGCTGGCCggaggaggaagcaggggagTGGCTTCATCCTGGGAACTGGGCACCAAAGAGAACACCAGGCAGGGGCTGTGGCCCCACCACCCTTCACTCCCCACCCCAGAGTCTCACAAACTGAAAAGACACaggaaggaaaaatatcttttaaccACAGAGGGAACCCTCCCGTGCAAGTGGAAATACCCTCAGCCTGTGGGGGACGGCGGGCGGGCCAGAGGAGGTACCGGCAGAACACGGGTTAATGCCGGCTGCTTCCTGCCAGATCCAGGTCCCAGGCCAGTGGGCCCTGTGGGTCCATCACACCTGGGGGTTGGGAGGTCTCAGGAAGTCGGGCTCCCTGGTCTCCTGCCCGATGGGGCCCTGCCTTGGCCTTTACCTTGAGATACTGGATGTCTTTGGAGCAGCTGAGCTCAGGCAGGCCTGCCGCCCGCATCAGGGCAAAGAGGTGGAGGAAAAGGAGCCCATGGCGCCGCAGGATGGTGTAGGCCCTCTCACAATAGCCCCGGAACCTGCAGGGAGAGGCCGGGGAGGGGGCTTTGGGTCCTTCCGGCCACTTCCACCCCAGCCAGCCAGCTGGCCGGCCCTCTCTTATCCCGGAAAGAGCCGTGTACACAAAGCCCCAGCTTCCTCTAACCCACCCCCAGCACTACCCCTCCAGGGATAAGCTGACTCCACCTGGGGCCCCCAGCACCACGGGGGGTCTAAGGCACTCCCACCTTTCAAACTTCTCACTATTATTCGTCTTCCCTTGCTGGATCACGTGGACAAAGTCATAGGTGAGGATGAACGGGACCCGCTCACGGTTGATTCCAAACTTGGTCTTGAAATTCCCCAGAAAGTGGCCGAAATCAATGTGGAACagctgaggggaggggagagcaaAGACTGAAAAGGAGTCAGAAAGGAGGGCGCCTGGCCCAAAGGAGCTGGGAGGGCTTGGAGGGGGTACTGCTGGCAGCTCTGTGCAGAGCACAGAGGCCAGGGCCTGGGGCCAGCCAACAGGCACACACCTGCCCGTTCTCTCGGATCATGATGTTGTCGCTGTGACGATCGCCAATGCCCAGCACATAGGTAGCCACACAGTAGCCAGCACAGGAGAGGGTGAACTCCTCAATGGCTCGATCCAGGGCCtccctggggggtggggatggaaacCATGGCCACGCCACTTTGCAGCTTCTTCTACTAAGTCCTTGTGCCCTTCCCTCTACTCTGGCCTTGTGACTTGCTTGCACAAATGGAACATGGAGGAAGTGATGCTGGGCTTATTCTGGAGCTGGGTCCTTAAGGCACCTTACGGCTCCTGAACCTTCCTCACTGCTACAGAGGGAAGCTAAGGCAAGAGAGGCCATATGGAGAGAGGCCCCAGATGTGCCACCCTCCAGGCAAATCAAGCTACCTGATGAGATCAGCTGCATGAGTGATTCCAGCAGAAGAACCACTCAGCTGAGCCAGCTCAAGTTGCAGATTTGTGATTTATGCTCCTAAAGTTTGGAGGCGGGGGaacgcttcccaggtggtgctagaggtaaagaaactggctgccaatgcaggagacataagatcccagggtcgggaagatccctggagaagagtatggcaacccactccagtattctcgcctggagaatcccatggacagaggcgcctggtgcagacatgactgaagtgacttagcagcggcagcagcaaagTTCAGAGTGGTTGTTACATGGCAGTAACTAACCTATACCTGTGGGAACAGAGACGTGCCCCACCCCTCAACAGTGTCTATGGGATGGTCCTCGGGTGAGCAAGAAACCCCAGAGACTGTCACAGGCCCTTCTTGCCTTTGATTCCCAAACTCCACCCCTTGGGAAGGAGAGGCTGTCTGTCCCGAGGGCGCAAAACCTACCCAGGGTTCTTGGACTTGAGCCAGTTGAGCAGAGCATCCTTATTGAAGGCAGCCGTGGCCGCCATGTTGCTCTTGTTCAGCTGGATGTTGGCAATGGTGTCCGAGTGAAGCACCACCTCGATAAGGCCTGTGCGGTCCCCAGTGGAGAGGCAGCCGTAGGGGGTCATCCTAGccgggtgggaggaggggcaggcagaCATAGTGGTCAAGGGCTGTCCCAAGGGCTGCTTGACCCTGAGGAGCTTAGCCCACAAAAGCCAAAGGAGATGCTACTCAAGTTGCTGCAAAAGAGGAGGTATGGGGAGGAGCCCTTGACTCCCAGGGCTCCAGGGAAGTTCCTTAGAGATATCATACCGGAACCCAAGATGCAGAGAGGAAAAGTCAGCACCTTGGCTAAGCCCATGtttgttcaaaaagaaaaatcccagtGACTGGATGAAGAAGATGGAGCAGAAAGCCAGGGATGCTGGGGAGCAAAGGACACCATAGAGGGAGACAGGTGCCACGGGCCAGGGCTGGCATTCTCTATCCTCATCCTATGGCCCTATTGCCTCCCTGACCCCGAGTTTTAAACTGGTCcctctgggtggctcagtggtcaagaatacgcctgtcaatgcaggagacaggggttcgatccctgggttgggaagatcccttaaagggcgaaatggcaacccactccagtattcttgcctggaaatcccatggacagaggagcctggtgggctatatagtccacggggtcacaaaagagttgaacatgacttagtgactaaacaaaaacaacaaaattcttagaccagccagtCTTATTTCAGGTTGAGGCAGTCATGTCAGCTTTGACAGGGGGCCCCTGCAACAGGATACAGTCCTAGGCCTGGCACAGGCACACGTGGATGACTGGAAGGCCTCTCACCTCAGGTCCAAGCCCTCCTGCTTCCacagaatgtccatgagctggaTCATCTGCAGGGTCAGCATGTCCTGGCGGAGGTCTGCACAGTCGCCCCGGGGAGGAACGGCATGAGTTTCCGGTGGGTTCACCAATCCCAGCCATGCCCAGGCCCCCGAGTCCCGGGACTCTGTCTTTTCCTCAGCTCACCTTCCAGGAGTCCTCCGCCCCCAGCAgggtctccctccccacccagagcAGTATGGCAGGGTGTGTGGAAGCCATGGCCTCCCTGGGTCCTCCCTGGGGCCCGCCTGCTCACCGTCCCCATTCTTAAAGATGATGCCCACGGTGCCGTCGCTGCCTGCCTCCTCGTTGCTGTACATGACCCACAGGGGTTTCATCTTGGAGTCCATGAAGGTGCACTGCTCCACGCTAAGGGGCAGAGAGCAGTCAGCAGCAGGACCTCCCCAAGGCCTGGGGTTGgcttggggttgggggaggggaggccctgGCCGGGGCCTGGGACTTACCAGACTTCAGCCAGCAGGGTGCTGGGGTCGAGTGGGGACTGCAAGTGGGAGAGGGCCTCCAGGTAGGTCTCCTGGCGCATGCACAGGTGCATCAGCTCCTTGGTCTGGGGCTTGGTGGTCTTCTGGGAGCTCACTTTGACGACGTCGTTCAGGGCCTTCAGTTTGCTCAGTGCTTCCCCCTGGCCGGGAGGATGGGAGGGTGTCCTGGGTGGACTGTAAGGAGCAGGCTCTGAGCCCCTGCGGGGCCCACGGGGTTCTACAGAGATGGGAGGGCGCTACTGTGCCTGGAAGCGGAGCTCAGGCGGGGTCATGGAGTGCAGGCGGGGTTGTGGGGTGTCACACCTCACCTGCTTCATCAGCACTTTCATGTGGTGGGTGCTGCCCCGGCAATAGGCTTCCATGATAAGGCCGAAGCGCAGGGCCACCGACGGCACGTGCATCTCGGAGCTGGGGGGAGGAAGCGGGGGCTGAGCCTCGCCTGGTGGGGCCACACAGCCCCCTCCCAGACCCATAGGAGGCTGCCAAGGACACCCGGGCCGGCCATCTGGTGGGAAACGCGAGGCCAGCAGGCAAGAGGCCCCTCCTCCCCGTGGCCTTGCAGGTGAGTCCAGCTACCGGAGGTGCCAGAAGAGGAAGTGGCCGATCCTGCGATTGGCCAGGGCCCGGTCCAGCAGGAATTTGGTCAGCTCGCAGTCGAGGTAGGACTCGTACTTGAGCACCTGCACCAGCTGCAGCAGGTACTGGAAAAGCTCGTCGTCCCTGCAGAGAAGGGAGGCCGGCTGGGGCCTGGAGCTCCGCGTCTTGGGAGAGGGTCTGAGGCTGgcgaggggcggggctggggcgggaGGCCGGCCTCATCTGAGCAGACCCCTAGGGCAGGTCCCCACCCGGTGCCTAGGCCCCGGGCGGTGGGGGCCAAGCTGCCCTCTGAGGTTGAGGAAGCCCGCGGAACTCACGTTAGTTTCCGCAGGGACTTGATGGCGAAGGATCCCACGTGGCGGTCGGGGAAGCTGAAGTCTAGCAACTCCAGGGCGCTCAGAACGGGCAGTTCAGGCCAGGAGCAGAGCAGGTAGAGCATCTGGAGGAGGATGACAGCGGTCAGGGCGGGGGTGCGGGCTGCGTCTGGCTCCAGGCTCCGCCCCTCCCGACCCCGCCCTACCcgcctccgccccgccccgcccccgctcaCCCCGCCCTCCCGGGCTCCGCCCCCTCCcatcccggccccgcccccgccgcccacCTGGGCCACGTCCTCATGTTTGTTCCACTTAGTGACCAGCAGCAGCCGGGCTAGAGCCTCGGGAAAGTGCTCCTGGATCTCGTGCCGCATCTTCCACACTAGGTCCTTCTCGTGCTCGTACAGTTCCCCGGAACCCCGCCGCTCCAGGATCTCCcgcagctgcagctgctgaggggcacaggcggggcgggggtggggtggggggcagtggtgAGGGCTGCAACCAGGTCCACACCCCACTGCCCACGGCCCCCAGCTCACCTCCTCCTCCGTGAAGCGTCCATGCTCTCCAAGCCGCCCCAGCTCCAGGATCTGCAAGAGTGACCCTGATATCAGCAGTGCCCCTGGGACCCGGGAGAGCCTGGGTGGGGGGCCCTGGGAGTCGGTGTCAATCCCTTGGCACTGCTGACTTCGTGGCGAGTGACCCTCAGTGGTGGGGATCGTCCCACCCACTACAGGGTGTTTAGCAACATCCCTGGCCTCTTCCCATGACATGCCAGGAGCATCTCCCCAGCTAGGTTTAACAACCAAAATTGTCTCTGGACATTGCCGGAAGTCCCCTGAAAAGACAAGTggccccagttgagaaccaccaCTCTAGGATACATGAGGACTTCAGACAGTCAAGGAAGCCCTCAAATGTGTGTGGggacccagcccccagccctgggcaaTTCACAGGGTGCAGGGACCATGACCTGGGCGCCCCAGAGGCAGGGTGGGGACGGCTCATCTTTAGCCTTGAGGTTTCTGGGCAGGGTGGGCCCTGGACCCCAAATGGCGAGGACCCCCTCACTGACCTTGTCCAGGGAAGGGTAGTATACAGGGTGAGGGGCCACCTCAGGGAGAAAGATGACCAGGGCGGCTGCACTCTCAGTGTTGGGGTTACTCCGCACGGTCCCACAGGGGTTCAGTAGTTCCCCTTTCTCGTCTGGACACAGGGACAGATGGAGTTGCAAGGGGAATGTCGCCACGTCCGGATGCACCCCACACTCCCACCTCTCCCTCCTGGCCTGGGCCCACCTGGGACAGAGGGCCACATATAGAGACAGTGCTCGCCCGTCTTGAGCTGGTCCTTGTAGTCAAACAGCATGAGGTTGGCCCAGGCAATGGGGCAGTCCTGGGAAAGAAGCCAGGTGGGTCAGGGCCAGCCGCCCCAAAGGCCTCTGTTTGCTCAACTGCAGGATGGTTCCAGTCAGGCCACGCTGCCCTGCCCTCACCCACACTCCCTATGAGGCAGCCGGGAAGGTCAGCCACACTGGTTTCCTACTGCTCCCAGACACATCCCACCCTCGGCTTCTTGAGAAAGCCTCTCACAGAACATAGCAGCCCCAGAGAGCTGGCCCCAGTCAACCAGTGAGTCAGTGCAGTTCGGTGGCCAGTCACAGCCTGgtcctggtgactcagtgctCGACCACCACTCCATCCCCAGCTGGCTGTTGACTTAGGCTCCCTGCTCCCTGGGAGGACACTGCGTTTTTCCTTCCACCCGAGGGAGAGGCCTCCAGGTTCCCTCAAGGACCAAAGGCCCAGGTCTAGATATCCCGAGCACCCCTGCTCATAAGCCCAGGATTCCAGCACCATCACACACCAGCAGGGCAGGGGGTGGCCAGTGGGGTGATGGGGAGGAGGCCGGGGTCTGCAGGCCCACCCAGACCCCATTCCCAGGATGTGTGCGTGCCAGCTGGGATGCTTGGGAGGGATGAACAGCAGCCCCAGGGGGCTGCAGGACAGGACCAGACCAGCAGGGAGTGACTCCCACAAGCTCCACCCACCGCCTTCTTGGACTTCTTCTTGGTGGAGCGGGCCTTCTTGGCCTTCTCGATCACAGCGTAAAGCGCGAAGCAGAGCCGGGCCATGCGGGGCAGGTCACAGATGTTGATGTCAAACTCCAGCCGCTGCTTCCACACGGGCTCCGAGCACACGCTCACCTCCGAGCTGGACACCGTCTTGCATAGCGTCTCATTGCCATGGAAGAGCCCGGCCTGCACCACCAGCTGGGGAAGGTGCACGCAGGTGACTGGTGGCAGAGGCCgggccccttctccccctgcatGCTCCCTTCCCGCTAGGGCTCAAATATCCTCCTGAAACATCCTTATTTCAAGTGGGCCTGAACCTCCCCAACCAGGTGCTTGAAGGTGGTCCAATAAGGGATGACTGGCTGCCTGAGGGGGAAAGagtgatggggaggggagggtggcgtGGGCAGCTCCCCACTGACTGTGGGACCCCGGGGCAGGTTGCTGCTCTGCTTTGGGCCTCCGTTTCCCTATCGGGGCTCAGGAATTCCAGGGGCCCCTCTTGGTCAAGCACACAAGAATTGCATGAGTCCCTCTAGACAGGGAAGGATTTAATACCCCAGATAACACCCTTCCCTGTGTCCTCCATCTCTGCTCTCACCCCCCCAGTCAGAAAGCTGCCTCCATGCACCCTTCCGTGATTCGTCTACGGGAAACCAGACCTGCCCTGTGTGAAGTTACCCCAGCCAGAAAGTGCTCCCCAAAGAGCCCTGGCTTCGTTGGGCCTGGGTTTCCCATTCTGCAAATGGGACGAGAAAACCTGCATCTCACAGGCCATCTTGAGGCCAGAGGAGGCGGGCATGTGTATGACTCAGAAGTGGGCCTGGCCCCCTGGCTCACTGGAGCAGCTCCTCTTCTGTGTCCATCACCTCCCAAGCTCCACATCCCTGGGCTGGGCCAggccccaccacctccaccaaaGTCAATACCCAGAACTCACTGGGCCTGGTTTCTGCGAATCGGCCTCTCTGGCTGGCcggcccacccccctccccctttcctgTTTTGAAGTCGCTCACAACCACCCCAGGCAGGGATGCTGGGTAATGTGGTCAGGTGGCTTTCGTGTGacccccctcccttcttcctctgccaccccttcagGCCACAGCCACCGTGTTTTTGCAGAAAACACACACTGCCTGTGCCCTTCCCGGCCAGGAGCCTGCCCCTACCTTCATCCGCTCGTCGGCATTCACTTTGCTGCCCTGGATCAGCTCGATGTAGAAAGGCTGCTCCAGGGACCAGAGGGACACGGAGGAGGGCtgggcagggttggggggagaAGAGGGAGTTAAGGCAGAGGAATTCAGAGGAGGTCGATGaggcctgtggccactgggggtggggtgagggtgtTGCAGGTTTACAGCCAGGTTCGGTACCTGCCCACAGCGCCATCCTTTACCAGAAAACCTGCCGTAGGGACACCCCCATGGCCCCAAGGCCCCCGAGCTCTGCAGGGCACACAGTCCTGCCTACAGGGCAGGAagcaggaggagcaggaagagAGGGCAGCTGGAGAGCCAGGCCTGGAGGCTGCCCTGGGACGTCCAGACAGGCCCCCAACCCCAGCTCGAAGGCCCAATTCTCAATCCTGAGCAATCAAAAGGCATGAAACTGGGCAGGAGACTGCTGGCCCACAGTGTTGCTCAATAGGCTTCAGGGTTGGACCACGGGTGGGAGGAAGGGCTGGTGGAGAGGGTAAGAGCAGGGTGCTGGCTCACCTTCTTCATGGGGATGGGGGGTGGTTTGGTGCGTGGCTTCTGGACTTGGGGGGCGGGGTTGCTCTGCTCGTCCCGCATGGCGAGGATGGAGGAGGAGTGCACCATGGTCAGGTGCGGGGTCAGCCCACTGTGCAGGCAGCTGCAGATGTACTGAGATGGGGGCACAGGGTGAGCGGCCCCAATTGTTCCCTGGACTACTGACTACCTGGGGACCCCCCCCCCCACGCTGACCACTGCTCATGCCAGGCCTTCTGGGGTGGGGTCTCTCCTAGGCCCTTCCtttccctgcccacctcccttgTTCATGAGGACAGCAAGTTCAACATGGGGACACCTTCATCGTGACGCCCAAGATCTGGCTTGCCGGGCTCAAGACGGGCTGAGGAGCagctcccccacccctacccccgaCCCTGGCAAGGGCTGCGGGAGCCCaggaatccctcccagcacccagCCCTCACCTGGAACTGGCAGAGGGGGTAGCTGCCGTACAGGTACTCGTGCTTGCCGTTCACCTGCAGCGTGTAGTCCTCAGGCTGCTCCACCAGCGGCTGCCGGAACACCGTGGCCTTCTTTCGGAGGGCACAGGCCATCAGTGCCAGGGGCACATCCTTGGTGGATACCTGGAAGGTGAAGCTCTcctaggaggaggagggagggtcaGCCCTCCACACCTGCAGGGAGCCCACAGGGCATAGGGGCACACGCGGGGTTGGGGGGCAGTGTGTGTGGCCCATCTGCATGTATTAGG belongs to Bos javanicus breed banteng chromosome 16, ARS-OSU_banteng_1.0, whole genome shotgun sequence and includes:
- the PIK3CD gene encoding phosphatidylinositol 4,5-bisphosphate 3-kinase catalytic subunit delta isoform isoform X1, which encodes MPPGVDCPMEFWTKEENQNVAVDFLLPTGVYLNFPVSRNANLSTIKKVLWHRAQYEPLFHMLSDPEAYVFTCVNQTAEQQELEDEQRRLCDIQPFLPVLRLVAREGDRVKKLINSQISLLIGKGLHEFDSLQDPEVNDFRGKMRQFCEEAAARRQQLGWEAWLQYSFPLQLEPSARSWGPGTLRVPNRVLLVNVKFEGSEESFTFQVSTKDVPLALMACALRKKATVFRQPLVEQPEDYTLQVNGKHEYLYGSYPLCQFQYICSCLHSGLTPHLTMVHSSSILAMRDEQSNPAPQVQKPRTKPPPIPMKKPSSVSLWSLEQPFYIELIQGSKVNADERMKLVVQAGLFHGNETLCKTVSSSEVSVCSEPVWKQRLEFDINICDLPRMARLCFALYAVIEKAKKARSTKKKSKKADCPIAWANLMLFDYKDQLKTGEHCLYMWPSVPDEKGELLNPCGTVRSNPNTESAAALVIFLPEVAPHPVYYPSLDKILELGRLGEHGRFTEEEQLQLREILERRGSGELYEHEKDLVWKMRHEIQEHFPEALARLLLVTKWNKHEDVAQMLYLLCSWPELPVLSALELLDFSFPDRHVGSFAIKSLRKLTDDELFQYLLQLVQVLKYESYLDCELTKFLLDRALANRRIGHFLFWHLRSEMHVPSVALRFGLIMEAYCRGSTHHMKVLMKQGEALSKLKALNDVVKVSSQKTTKPQTKELMHLCMRQETYLEALSHLQSPLDPSTLLAEVCVEQCTFMDSKMKPLWVMYSNEEAGSDGTVGIIFKNGDDLRQDMLTLQMIQLMDILWKQEGLDLRMTPYGCLSTGDRTGLIEVVLHSDTIANIQLNKSNMAATAAFNKDALLNWLKSKNPGEALDRAIEEFTLSCAGYCVATYVLGIGDRHSDNIMIRENGQLFHIDFGHFLGNFKTKFGINRERVPFILTYDFVHVIQQGKTNNSEKFERFRGYCERAYTILRRHGLLFLHLFALMRAAGLPELSCSKDIQYLKDSLALGKTEEEALKHFRVKFNEALRESWKTKVNWLAHNVSKDNRQ
- the PIK3CD gene encoding phosphatidylinositol 4,5-bisphosphate 3-kinase catalytic subunit delta isoform isoform X2 gives rise to the protein MPPGVDCPMEFWTKEENQNVAVDFLLPTGVYLNFPVSRNANLSTIKKVLWHRAQYEPLFHMLSDPEAYVFTCVNQTAEQQELEDEQRRLCDIQPFLPVLRLVAREGDRVKKLINSQISLLIGKGLHEFDSLQDPEVNDFRGKMRQFCEEAAARRQQLGWEAWLQYSFPLQLEPSARSWGPGTLRVPNRVLLVNVKFEGSEESFTFQVSTKDVPLALMACALRKKATVFRQPLVEQPEDYTLQVNGKHEYLYGSYPLCQFQYICSCLHSGLTPHLTMVHSSSILAMRDEQSNPAPQVQKPRTKPPPIPMKKPSSVSLWSLEQPFYIELIQGSKVNADERMKLVVQAGLFHGNETLCKTVSSSEVSVCSEPVWKQRLEFDINICDLPRMARLCFALYAVIEKAKKARSTKKKSKKADCPIAWANLMLFDYKDQLKTGEHCLYMWPSVPDEKGELLNPCGTVRSNPNTESAAALVIFLPEVAPHPVYYPSLDKILELGRLGEHGRFTEEELQLREILERRGSGELYEHEKDLVWKMRHEIQEHFPEALARLLLVTKWNKHEDVAQMLYLLCSWPELPVLSALELLDFSFPDRHVGSFAIKSLRKLTDDELFQYLLQLVQVLKYESYLDCELTKFLLDRALANRRIGHFLFWHLRSEMHVPSVALRFGLIMEAYCRGSTHHMKVLMKQGEALSKLKALNDVVKVSSQKTTKPQTKELMHLCMRQETYLEALSHLQSPLDPSTLLAEVCVEQCTFMDSKMKPLWVMYSNEEAGSDGTVGIIFKNGDDLRQDMLTLQMIQLMDILWKQEGLDLRMTPYGCLSTGDRTGLIEVVLHSDTIANIQLNKSNMAATAAFNKDALLNWLKSKNPGEALDRAIEEFTLSCAGYCVATYVLGIGDRHSDNIMIRENGQLFHIDFGHFLGNFKTKFGINRERVPFILTYDFVHVIQQGKTNNSEKFERFRGYCERAYTILRRHGLLFLHLFALMRAAGLPELSCSKDIQYLKDSLALGKTEEEALKHFRVKFNEALRESWKTKVNWLAHNVSKDNRQ
- the PIK3CD gene encoding phosphatidylinositol 4,5-bisphosphate 3-kinase catalytic subunit delta isoform isoform X4; its protein translation is MPPGVDCPMEFWTKEENQNVAVDFLLPTGVYLNFPVSRNANLSTIKKVLWHRAQYEPLFHMLSDPEAYVFTCVNQTAEQQELEDEQRRLCDIQPFLPVLRLVAREGDRVKKLINSQISLLIGKGLHEFDSLQDPEVNDFRGKMRQFCEEAAARRQQLGWEAWLQYSFPLQLEPSARSWGPGTLRVPNRVLLVNVKFEGSEESFTFQVSTKDVPLALMACALRKKATVFRQPLVEQPEDYTLQVNGKHEYLYGSYPLCQFQYICSCLHSGLTPHLTMVHSSSILAMRDEQSNPAPQVQKPRTKPPPIPMKKPSSVSLWSLEQPFYIELIQGSKVNADERMKLVVQAGLFHGNETLCKTVSSSEVSVCSEPVWKQRLEFDINICDLPRMARLCFALYAVIEKAKKARSTKKKSKKADCPIAWANLMLFDYKDQLKTGEHCLYMWPSVPDEKGELLNPCGTVRSNPNTESAAALVIFLPEVAPHPVYYPSLDKILELGRLGEHGRFTEEEQLQLREILERRGSGELYEHEKDLVWKMRHEIQEHFPEALARLLLVTKWNKHEDVAQMLYLLCSWPELPVLSALELLDFSFPDRHVGSFAIKSLRKLTSEMHVPSVALRFGLIMEAYCRGSTHHMKVLMKQGEALSKLKALNDVVKVSSQKTTKPQTKELMHLCMRQETYLEALSHLQSPLDPSTLLAEVCVEQCTFMDSKMKPLWVMYSNEEAGSDGTVGIIFKNGDDLRQDMLTLQMIQLMDILWKQEGLDLRMTPYGCLSTGDRTGLIEVVLHSDTIANIQLNKSNMAATAAFNKDALLNWLKSKNPGEALDRAIEEFTLSCAGYCVATYVLGIGDRHSDNIMIRENGQLFHIDFGHFLGNFKTKFGINRERVPFILTYDFVHVIQQGKTNNSEKFERFRGYCERAYTILRRHGLLFLHLFALMRAAGLPELSCSKDIQYLKDSLALGKTEEEALKHFRVKFNEALRESWKTKVNWLAHNVSKDNRQ
- the PIK3CD gene encoding phosphatidylinositol 4,5-bisphosphate 3-kinase catalytic subunit delta isoform isoform X3, encoding MPPGVDCPMEFWTKEENQNVAVDFLLPTGVYLNFPVSRNANLSTIKKVLWHRAQYEPLFHMLSDPEAYVFTCVNQTAEQQELEDEQRRLCDIQPFLPVLRLVAREGDRVKKLINSQISLLIGKGLHEFDSLQDPEVNDFRGKMRQFCEEAAARRQQLGWEAWLQYSFPLQLEPSARSWGPGTLRVPNRVLLVNVKFEGSEESFTFQVSTKDVPLALMACALRKKATVFRQPLVEQPEDYTLQVNGKHEYLYGSYPLCQFQYICSCLHSGLTPHLTMVHSSSILAMRDEQSNPAPQVQKPRTKPPPIPMKKPSSVSLWSLEQPFYIELIQGSKVNADERMKLVVQAGLFHGNETLCKTVSSSEVSVCSEPVWKQRLEFDINICDLPRMARLCFALYAVIEKAKKARSTKKKSKKADCPIAWANLMLFDYKDQLKTGEHCLYMWPSVPDEKGELLNPCGTVRSNPNTESAAALVIFLPEVAPHPVYYPSLDKILELGRLGEHGRFTEEEQLQLREILERRGSGELYEHEKDLVWKMRHEIQEHFPEALARLLLVTKWNKHEDVAQMLYLLCSWPELPVLSALELLDFSFPDRHVGSFAIKSLRKLTDDELFQYLLQLVQVLKYESYLDCELTKFLLDRALANRRIGHFLFWHLRSEMHVPSVALRFGLIMEAYCRGSTHHMKVLMKQGEALSKLKALNDVVKVSSQKTTKPQTKELMHLCMRQETYLEALSHLQSPLDPSTLLAEVCVEQCTFMDSKMKPLWVMYSNEEAGSDGTVGIIFKNGDDLRQDMLTLQMIQLMDILWKQEGLDLRMTPYGCLSTGDRTGLIEVVLHSDTIANIQLNKSNMAATAAFNKDALLNWLKSKNPGEALDRAIEEFTLSCAGYCVATYVLGIGDRHSDNIMIRENGQLFHIDFGHFLGNFKTKFGINRERVPFILTYDFVHVIQQGKTNNSEKFERFRGYCERAYTILRRHGLLFLHLFALMRAAGLPELSCSKDIQYLKFPG